TAGCGTTGGCGATGGCACTGCTCCCAATGTCCACGTCAATCTCGAAGTAGTTCGGTCCCCTGTGATAGTTACACGTTAGCGCCTTTCCCAACAAGCACGCGCTGTAATTCCCCACCGCTTTTTTCACGATCCACGGTCCCTTCACGATCCGGTTTACCAGCTTGAACCGCTGGTTCCGGAACGCGTCGTCTCCATCGATGAACCGCCCCAGGAGTGAACCGGAGGGAACCGGTTCGTCAGTGAAAAAGTAGAATACCGCGCTGTGGTGCTCTTTCCCCGGGACCTGAAGGTTGACGGCAAAGATGAAGCTCTTCCGGGCTTTGCCTTCGTCCTGGGCCCGGCGGAGGGCCTGACCCACGCGGTTGTCGGGCCGAGCGAGGACGTTGTCGAGCTTCGATTGGGATTTCAGCCAGTCCATACCTGCCGGTGCCAGTAGGTAGTCGCCGGCGGGGGATTTTTGGTGTTTGGTGAAGTAATTCGGAGAGCGGAGAAGGAATAGGTCGCCGGGAGGTGAGGCCCAGCCGTTGGTGCCGGAGTCAAGGTCGACGGGACGTAGGGATCCCCCGCGGACGGCGTCGGAGGTCCAGTGTGCGGAGGAGGCGGTGCGGGACATGGCGGCGATAGCGGCTAGGTTTGGATGCACGCGCTCATGTCATTCGGATTGGTTTGATTTTGCGATGTGATTTTTGGGTTTTGCGATTTTTGTCTTTACTCGCTGAACAGAAGAGAACAGAACACGACGCAAGTACTGCTTTGCTCCCTTTATTGCTGTTTGGTGTTTTGTATATCAATCAAAAGGATTGAGGTTAAAGAGAACATAATACCGATAACACCCTTGCGTTTCGTCGAATCTACGAGTAACGCCACACGGAGCAAACGCGATTcttctatttccttttttttttttttctttcagtcTTCTACACACGTATTCTGTCATCACTGCCACGCTGATTTTATAGTGCTGGTTTGGACTTCACATTCGaattctaattaaatatatctttaccataattaaaatgtaaatcttttaaacattatatttatttttttatataattctgTTAAGCTAATAAGTAAATTAGTATATTTAacatattgattaaaattacttttcttaaattagctacatttactttattgaatggtttttaattttgattttattgttacataatgatttttttttatatgtgatgacttaatttattaagaatttaagattattgaaatgtattttagtaacaaaatttatggtttgaaattaattttttttaatcacatttaaaagaaaaatcatttgtgGACAAATTTACATagttaaaaagagaaatatctcacaaaattttatttattatatgtatagaaaaacatttgtatatatttaattattagttgaaAATAGTAGAAGAAGACTTTGTATTGGTGATGAAAATATGGGTCGGGCCAACTTGTTTTGGTGGTATTGTAAGTTGGGTTTGTCGTCTTACATAAGAGATACAGTGACtagtgattaaaaaaataataaatatttacttttataatgattcattcatttatttgaaaaatccttacaactttattttccttttatatggTTCAGGCCTTCTAATTAAAGATAGTTATTGATATTAGAGAAAAgaatattaacatatttaattttcttatgtaaATACCCCTTTCCAAAATAAGAAAGAGGccattataaatataaacacaGTGCATATACATTGATTTACATATCACAAAACTAGATAATCTATTTTCTACGTAAAAACAAGTACTAATTCCTATATTATCTATAcgaagtgatttttttttctacgtttatctttcaattttatgctttaaatgaaaattatttgattgttttttaaatttaactatttttaagtaaaaattacttactaaataaataaaaattatatataataaatttataaaaaaattaattatataattataaaaataaaaataatgacaattttaattttttttattattataaagaaaaataaacaaaatgtgTTTtcaccaatattttttttatcaattgtgATAGTATTTTATTAGCAGAAGGTCGTTAAAACCTCTTCTCCATCCATCGATAGAATTTTATTGAAACTGTAAAAGCAAgaacaaaaatcattaaatacaATAagatattcataaaatattatgattttgaataaattttgaacactaacataaacatatttctgaaaaagtaatttattgttaacaattattttatttaaaaaactgaaCCGTATTTTAGGCCGAGGttgttttattaactttttcaacctttaatttattaaaataaaaatattaggttcatcttaattttttttttaaacgtgggttacttatattttattttaaatttaattaatttaaatatttttgcaatacAATAAATACTTacaagtaaattaaaatataaaaataaataatatgttttcatctttatttttcaataaaaattgaaattagtctctttttgaaactttaatcaaatttaCTCCTCACTTTTAGAAATGTgtcaatttagttattttaaccaaattttgttaaacttattttatattttaaacacatttcatataacatttgaattgtttaaactGACACattttttcaatgttaattaaaaaacgcgtttgaaatcttaaataaatttgacaaaatttacttaaaagactaatttcatgtaattttaaaaatgaagaactaaattagtccaaaattttgaagagaaatcaattttaattttaaaaaaagtgaagtgtttaaaacatatttaacaaaaaaagttttttttttcatttaatcatACCAATCATGTTAAAATCTACATTTTGAcgtaaataaagaaatataaatacaaaatatttaaggaTTAGATTATGAAAGATTACACAGTGGCGTTAAAAGTTTTTCagtaaaattaaacttaaaattttaaatgcaaTCTTAAATTATCATGAAAGAGATTAgttaagaaagtgaaaaataattattatgaaaacattgtaatttataaaacattctCTTTatgaaatcttaaaaaaattaagaaaataactaTGGAcagcaaaaacaaaatattctttaaCACACACTTAATctcttaatctttttttttcatcttttttttttttccaatcctcgtcttctttttttctctccttcttAAGTGGGACATGTCTGGAGATAGTAGTGAAGATTCTTCTTTTTAACCCAATCAAGAGTTGCAAGAATGTAAgtgaaagttttatatttttccttcttagTCCAACTTGGAGTCCATATGCATGTGTCCTTTTTCCATTTGTATGTGTGGTTAAAGCTCTCCTTATGAACTCTTTTTTAATTGTCATTCCAAAGGAATGCTTGGATCACTaatttgagtttgttttgtTGATTATAAAGTCTTTAGAGTGTGAGTCTTTGAGCATTTGAAGGAAGTAAAAAATTGCCATGCAACAAGGTCACAATAAAGTAAAGGAAACTGGccttgtttgttgttattgtgtGAATTTATGAGTTTTGATTGCATGATGGGGTGGTGTAAAAGGTGTATTTCATGTGTTGGGGTTGAAATGTTCGAGTTTGAGTCATTGCATAATATTTGGGGTATGTAAATGATGATTTTTGAGTTGTTGTCATATCACCGTTGGGTGTCCTAGCCACCATTGGGTGTTGGGTTTCAAAACCCAGAACAAAAAACCTTTGGAGCTCCACCATTGACCGATATTTACTATTGTTGGGCATTGCATCTCTTCATCGCTAATGTCGGCCATCACCCTCCCACCGTTGAGCACCAATTTGACAATGGTTTAATGTCTTACTAGCATTGGGCGCCACTACCAGTGCTAGATGCCACGACCGATGTTGGGTGCCACCCAATTTCCGACACAGCGTCGTCTTTAAATAAATGGAGATTCTCGCTTTTGTTAATTATTAGATTGAGTTGAAATTTTAACCGGTAGTTCTTTACTTTGATCGCTTGGATATTCAATTCGAGGTTTGTAGCTAGAGCAACGTATAAGATTTTTATAGTTTAGGTTACTAATAACTTTGGCTTCTGTTGTTTGTTTCgtatataatgtttttcataGTTTTTGAATTGGATTGGCTCTCTTTGCATTGCGTTCTTAactcaattatctttaatttaaatgtaataacaTAATTCCAAAGTTTTGTGGAagtcaaaattttatttctaaaatccTAAACAGTCTATACAATGTGTACTATTAAGTTATTACGCAATATATTTAAGAAAGttgtatttgataaaaatgtcGAGAGTTGGTTATTTCCAAGAGAGACATATGTTGTATGGTTTATAATAAGTGTTTTTGAATACTTTTGTGAGTATATATGTCATATGTGTGAATATATTAAGTATGAGCTATCAATTTCTTTGTTGagacttttgaaaatatataagtaatttgTAATTGGTTGAGATGATTGAAATTGGTGATATGGGTATTTCCATTGAGGAAATCCTATCTGAGGTGTGACTTTTAGGGTGTGTATTGAGGAAATAATTGTTCAATCATGTGAAGCTAATTTTGAACTCTATCGGTAGTCTATATTTATGTAGAGGATGATGGTTAGGTGGTGAGAGATTAAATCTTGTCATGAGAGGACTTCGGAGGTTCTGTGACTCTGCAAGAGATTAACCTTGTGCGTGGTAGTTCAAACTGACAAAATATTtcaccaccacaagtgcataacttCATAAGTTCTACTTAAATGCACTGATTTAGATAAATTGAATCTAGAAAAatcttattatataaatgaCTCTGTGTGATGATTTTAATTACTCACGCAAttgaattgtattatatatCTAAGTTTTTTTTCTAGCTACCTTATCTAATGTGTTTGTTAGgattttttgtcattattttttattatgaaataattacCTTAATATATACATTAGATGATACATGAATTTATGCATCTCTAGATGAAAAAGAACTTATCACTTGATCTTATGGGATAAgatgtttctttttatcaatgtataattttgtaaaaactctataatttaatagtttaattgtatataatattattataattatattctaatagataattatactaatatattatatctttatattttgtgaaGTAATTATGAAACTTCTTTACataatagtatttattattaattgaaatattaCACTATTTTCTTAACTATATctatttagacattttaaataaaagtatgatGATAtctaatgtaatataaaaaatgaaaaaaaaaaattcaaactttgatACAACTATTTAGACTAACGATATAGTAGTTTGATTCTCATTCATGTACCGACTCCCTCGTAGTGGAAGTCAACATTATCAATTAAGTGGTCAAATGCCACGTGTCACAATTTTAcagatatttttaaaacattctaaaacttaatatttgctttctttttttctataataattgTTTGCGCACATATATGCTTTCCTGTTGACATTAATATTGTATTtgctttaaattatatatttaatcatagaTGGAtttgaaaagatagaaaaaaattataatattgtttgttttgaaagatgaaaaagtgaaagtaaatacatttaaaagaaatatttataaaaatatagcaACAATTTAATGaatgtgataaataaaaaaaagttttaataaactaaaaagtaaaataacaattttactcttatgttaaaattaatataaagtaaaatctaaatagttaaaataaattaaaataaatttggataattactttttaaatacaaaagataataagaatgattttattattatttatttttgttattatttttcttcttattattaataatattattatggttattattatgaaaaggatgaataaagaataattattttcgTAAATGCACTCACAATCTACTCAAATATTCTCAATTTATAAAGTATGTTAATGTTTATGGCTTCCTTTCAACCAAATTCTTCCTTTATTTGTTTTACGATGAAATGCAGAAATTCTCCGTCCAACTCATGAAGTAACGTTTCTAACTAagtataaacaaatataaattcgTTTGtggaaacaaaattgtttgataaatgaactcattgtatatattttttaactattttttatacattatttccATTTTGCATTATACGTTACGTTATAAGCTATTGAATAactaaatgtatattttttctattattttgcaATATAAGTGATATGCTACGGAATAACTATATATATCCCATAAGGACAAGAATAATTCCTCccaacatttttcatattaatttttagtgTATAAAATGCACTTCTAaataagagaagaataaaaaaaagcaaaatatataattacaaaagtGATAATTGTTTTCTCTAAGTTTTAAGCTTTGTATTCTAATTAatgacattaaaataaatttaagcttgttaacaataaattattttttacttctagtctttttaagaagaaaattgtgtttTCAGCTTATTTACTTTCAATCAAACGTGTCGaatatttctctattttcttattgaaaaaaaaatgatttagtctttttaacttacaaattgagtttaaaaaaaaaaaaaagatcaaattCACATGTTTCTAAAGTtctgaaaattaaattagttaatataaaaccataaaaatcCATGTTTAAccagaaaaagtaaaaaaagtatttttgtctTCGGAAAAACCAACACttatttttatgtcttttttaCAAGGGCTTTTAAGCAGTTTGATGAGAAGTGGATGGATAGCAACGTAATTTAAAAATCGTAGGGGAAGTGAAAGGAGTGAAAGGAGCGTCATATAAACCCAACCCAACCGTTCATAAAATCAAACCAAAGTAAACCAATCATCTAACCATCACGTCACTACAAAAACTTGTTTTCTTCACTACAAAAATTTTGTCGACCTTCAGTTCgttgtaatatattatttcaattttaatttaagtcgtgttaatttaatacaatttcagtataataaaattatattaaactggtatgtcttttaaaattacattatttttgatgattttgaagataaaattacaccattttaatatttttacctCGTGAGATACCTTTCTTTACTATTCAAAAAATCCTATCTATTACTAAAATCTAATTATTGTTATGTTTtcatcatttaaatatatatatatatatatatatatatatatatatatatatattatagaatttATGTTAGCGTCAACTTTTATGGTTCAGATAGATAAGGCGCAGtttgttagaaaatattttcaaggaACTTGACATTGAGGAAGACAAAAACTGTGCTGTCATCAAAATCTGTTTATAATAGTAGTCCACGAGCAACGGGAACATGACATTGAAGACGACAACAGCAACAAACACACTTTCCAAAGGTTAGATAGACATGGCTGACTGAAAGAATTGCttaaattatgaaatgttttttttaataacttttacatTGAACCAGATACCTTAAAACTTTTTAACTGTTTCGTATAGgtaaaaaccatttttttaataacttcagctaaacattttctttgttgaCTTTAGTATTGAACTCTTCAATCTATATGACCTGTGAgatctataattttaaaataaataacttactTCAGCAAACACACATTCT
This DNA window, taken from Vigna radiata var. radiata cultivar VC1973A chromosome 5, Vradiata_ver6, whole genome shotgun sequence, encodes the following:
- the LOC106760853 gene encoding protein ENHANCED DISEASE RESISTANCE 2-like isoform X1 encodes the protein MSRTASSAHWTSDAVRGGSLRPVDLDSGTNGWASPPGDLFLLRSPNYFTKHQKSPAGDYLLAPAGMDWLKSQSKLDNVLARPDNRVGQALRRAQDEGKARKSFIFAVNLQVPGKEHHSAVFYFFTDEPVPSGSLLGRFIDGDDAFRNQRFKLVNRIVKGPWIVKKAVGNYSACLLGKALTCNYHRGPNYFEIDVDIGSSAIANAILRLALGYVTSVTIDMGFVVEAQAEEELPERLIGAVRVCQMEMSAATVVDAPNAPRGNKVNHLSVLSQDSEMMVVLSATRTQRRICHSWIYSTSIRINFSASYQHEEKIPK
- the LOC106760853 gene encoding protein ENHANCED DISEASE RESISTANCE 2-like isoform X2, with translation MSRTASSAHWTSDAVRGGSLRPVDLDSGTNGWASPPGDLFLLRSPNYFTKHQKSPAGDYLLAPAGMDWLKSQSKLDNVLARPDNRVGQALRRAQDEGKARKSFIFAVNLQVPGKEHHSAVFYFFTDEPVPSGSLLGRFIDGDDAFRNQRFKLVNRIVKGPWIVKKAVGNYSACLLGKALTCNYHRGPNYFEIDVDIGSSAIANAILRLALGYVTSVTIDMGFVVEAQAEEELPERLIGAVRVCQMEMSAATVVDAPNAPRGNKVNHLSGFRDDGGLVSH